TGCTTGGAAAGCTCGGCGAGAATATCGGCCATCGGCTGATTGAGATCGACACGGACCATGGATTCGGAGAGCTTCGCCTCGTCGATCTCGGGCATGTATTTCGACGGATCGGTTTCCAGCTGCTCGATGAAGATGCCGTCGCGGGTGATCTTGCCCTTGGCCTGGCGGTCGGCGGAACAGGAGACGCCGAGCCCGATCGGCAGCGAGGCGCCGTGGCGGGGCAGGCGGATGACGCGCACGTCATGACAGAAATACTTGCCGCCGAACTGGGCGCCGACGCCGAGGCTCTGCGTCAGCTTGTGGATCTCCTTTTCCATCTCGATGTCGCGGAAAGCGTGTCCGTTTTCGGAACCTTCGGTCGGCAGCTCATCGAGGTAGCGGGTGGAGGCGAGCTTGACGGTCTTCAGGTTCATCTCGGCCGAGGTGCCGCCGATGACAATTGCCAGATGGTAGGGGGGACAGGCTGCCGTACCGAGCGTCAGGATCTTCTCCTTGAGGAAGTCGAGCATCCGGTCATGCGACAGAAGCGAGGGCGTGCCCTGGAAAAGGAAGGTCTTGTTGGCCGAGCCGCCGCCCTTCGCGACGAAGAGGAAGTCGTAGCTATCGGTGCCTTCCTCATAGATATCGATCTGGGCCGGCAGATTGTTCTTGGTATTCTTTTCCTCGAACATCTTGATAGGGGCGAGCTGCGAATAGCGCAGGTTCTTCTTTTCATAAGCGTCGAGCACGCCCTTCGAGAGCGCTGCGGTATCGCCGCCTTCGGTCCAGACTCGGCGGCCCTTCTTGCCCATGATGATCGCCGTGCCGGTATCCTGGCACATGGGCAGCACGCCGCCGGCGGCGATATTGGCGTTCTTCAGGAGGTCATAGGCGACGAAGCGGTCATTGTCGGTCGCTTCGGGATCGTCGAGGATCGCGGCGAGCTGCTTCAGATGGCCGGGGCGCAGGAGGTGATTGATGTCGGCAAAGGCCGTTTCGGCGAGCAGACGGATACCTTCCGGATCGACCGAGAGGATCTCCTGGCCCTTGAACGTATCGACAGAGACATAGTCGCTGCTGATCTTGCGATAGGGGGTGTTGTCGGCGCCGAGGGGGAAGAGATCGTCAGCCATCGAAGTGACCTTTCTAGGTGGGATAGTTTGGAACCGGTCTAGATGTGGCTGGGGGTAAAAGCAATTGCGAAGGAGGCGGGATTGGCGGCAAAAATGACGCGGTCGTCCGCTTCCTCATCAAGTCAGACTGCAAGCAATGTCGTGCTCCACGGCCCCTCATCCGCCTGGCAAAGGAGGAAGCTCGCTGCCCTACCAAACAAAAAAAGGCCGGCTAAGCCGGCCCTTTCTCACGTCAATGCACCAGCTCACTTCGGGCTGATCATCGTCTCCGCGCGCACGATCGCGTCATATTCCTCCGACGTCACCAGCCCACTCGCCAGCGCCTCTTCCTTCAGCGTCGTACCATTCTTGTGCGCCGTCTTGGCGATCTTGGCGGCGGCGTCGTAGCCGATCTTCGGCGCAAGGGCGGTCACCAGCATCAGCGAGCGTTCGAGGCCGGCCTTGATATTGTCCTCGCGGGCCTCGATGCCGACGACGCAGTTGTCGGTGAAGGAGACGGCGGCGTCGCCGAGCAGCTGCACCGACTGCAGGAAGTTATAGGCCATCATCGGATTGTAGACGTTGAGCTCGAAATGGCCCTGGCTGTCGGCGAAGGTGAGAGCCGCGTGGTTGCCGAAGACGTGGATGCAGACCTGGGTCAGGGCCTCGCACTGGGTCGGGTTCACCTTGCCGGGCATGATCGAGGAGCCGGGTTCGTTTTCGGGCAGGGCCAGTTCGCCGAGGCCGGCGCGCGGGCCGGAGCCGAGCAGGCGGATGTCGTTGGCGATCTTGAAGAGGGCGGCCGCTGCCGCATTGATCGCGCCATGGGCGAAGACCATCGAATCATGCGAGGCGAGGGCCTCGAACTTATTCGGCGCGGTCACGAAGGGCATGTCCGTGATCACAGCGATCTCTTCGGCAACCTTTTCGGCAAAACCGACCGGTGCATTCAGCCCGGTGCCGACTGCGGTGCCGCCCTGGGCGAGTTCGCAGAGGCCGGGCAGGGTCATTTCGATACGCTTGATGGCGGAGCCGACCTGCGCTGCGTAACCCGAAAACTCCTGGCCGAGGGTGAGCGGTGTCGCATCCTGCGTATGCGTGCGCCCGATCTTGATGATGTGGCTGAATTCCGTGACCTTCATGTCGAGCGCGGCATGCAGATGCTTCAGTGAGGGCAGCAGGTGATGGGCGATCTGTTCGGCGCAGGCGATGTGCATGGCCGTCGGGTAAGTGTCGTTCGACGACTGGCTCATATTGACGTGATCGTTGGGGTGCACAGGCTTCTTGGAACCCATGACGCCGCCGAGCATTTCTATGGCGCGATTGGAGATCACCTCATTGGCATTCATGTTGGATTGCGTGCCTGAACCCGTCTGCCAGACGACCAGCGGAAAATGGTCGTTCAGCTTGCCGTCGATCACTTCCTGGGCGGCATCCACGATAGACTTGCCGATGCTGGAATCGAGCTGGCCGAGCGCCATGTTGGCACGCGCCGCCGCCTGCTTGACGATGCCGAGCGCACGCACGATCGAGAGCGGCTGCTTTTCCCAGCCGATCTTGAAATTACCGAGAGAACGCTGCGCCTGCGCGCCCCAATATCGGTCGCTGGCGACTTCGATCGGGCCAAATGTATCGGTTTCGGTGCGGGTGGAACTCATGGCTTCGTGCCTTCCTGTCACATGCTGTTGAGGGCAGTCTTTGGAGATGAGGGACTTATAGGGTGGAACGCTTTCCAAGAAAACCGGACGCCATGCGAAATATTGAAAATGGATCTCATGTTTTGCATCGCCATCGCGGGCGCCTTACGGCGTGTTTTTTCGGCCACGCCGGAAAATTAATGCGAGGAGCGACAGAAAGCGCCCTTTCTCGGACAAGAAAATTCGGTAAAAAATTAACTAATAATTTCATAATTTTGTGTGAACTACTGCGCGGCGTTCGCGTTTGACCCCGTCACACAAAGTTGAGCCTGAAAACGCTGGCGGCACAGGCCGATTTCTGATGAAAGAGCCGCGGCTGCCGGGAATTCTGGAAGAATAGATCTGAGCCTTTTTGCTCGACACAGCATGATACTGGAACTGGAAAACAAGATGAAATTCGTTTTGAAAAGCGCGGTTTCCGCATTGGCATTTTCCTGCGTGATGGGCGCGGTTCCTGCGCATGCCTATACGCTGATGGACATGCTGCGCGGCGACCGGGCAAGAAGCGGCCAGAGCACGATCTTCATGGATCCTTCGGCTCCGGTTCGCGGCAATCCCGGCAATCGCAACGGCCTTGGCGGCGATATCGATCCGGAAGCCGCAATGCCGAAGGTTTCCAGCCCGCGCTACTACACCTACAAGGCTGAAACCTTGCTGCTCGTCGATACCGCGAAGTTTGCCGATCCTGTCATCACCGGCGCGGTCGCCGACGTCTCCGGCACGGCCACGACCGACGGTGCTCCGCAGCGCCACTTCCTGACGGAAGCCAAGGTTCGCGCCAATGCCGATGTCGCCAAAGCCCTGCAGGCCTATTACGGTGACGGCAAGAACCCGCTCATCTGGGTGTCCGGCGAGGGCGTCAATGAGCACGGCAAGGCAGCCCTCAGCGTGCTCGCCGATGCGGCAAGCGTCGGCCTCGACCCGGCCGATTATGCCGTCTCCGAGCCGACAATCGATCCGGCCAATCCGGATCCTGATGTCCGCGACCGGGCGCTGACGCAGTTCGAACTGGCGCTTTCCTCCAAGGTTCTCGCTTATGTGCAAGACACGACGCGCGGCCGCGTCGACCCGAACAAGCTTTCCGGCTACCACGACTTTCAGCGCAAGGTCGTCAGGCTCGATCCGGTGCTGAAGCTTTCCCGCATGAGCCCTGACGTCGCTGCCTATCTCTCCAGCCGCAACCCTGATGGCACGCAGTTCCAGGCGCTGAAGGCCGAACTTGCCAAGCTGCGTGCGGCCGACGGCGGCAATGAAGAGCGGATCACGATTTCGCTCACTTCCCTGCTGCGCCCAGGCGACAGCTCGCCGGAAGTGGCCAACATCGTCAAGGCGATCCAGAAGAATGGTTCGGAAGAGCTGAAGACCGCGCATGCGACAACATTTGCAGCGTACACGGGCGGCAGCGATTATTCGCCGGAGATCGTGTCACTGGTCGAGGACTTCCAGAAGGAACATGGTCTGAAGCCCGATGGCGTGATCGGCCAGGCGACCGTGCGCACCATGACCGGCGGCGACACCAACGGCTCCAAGATCGACAAGCTCGTCGTCGCCATGGAGCAGGCCCGCTGGCTGCCTGACGATCTCGGCCCACGCTATGTGATGATCAACCAGCCGGCCTTCATGGCCTATTACTATAACGACTCCAAACAGCAGCTTGCGATGCGCACCGTCGTCGGCGGCAAGAACAACCAGACCTATTTCTTCAACGACGAGATCGAGACGGTGGAGTTCAACCCGTTCTGGGGCGTGCCGCAATCGATCATCATCAACGAAATGCTGCCGAAGCTGCGCGCCGACCCGAACTATCTGGATCAGATGGGCTACGAGGTCGAAGTCGGCGGCCATGCCGTTCCGTCCTCCAGCGTCGATTGGTACGGCTCGACGCAGAACATCTCGGTCCGCCAGCCGCCGAGCAGCGACAATGCGCTGGGCGAACTGAAGATCCTGTTCCCGAACAGCCATGCCATCTACATGCACGACACGCCCTCGAAGAGCTTCTTCAAGCGTGACATGCGTGCGCTCAGCCACGGCTGCGTGCGCCTTGCAGACCCACGCGCCATGGCGGCCGCCGTTCTCGGCACCACTGTCGACGATGTCGCCAAACAGATCGCCACCGGCCAGAACCACGCCGTGAAGGTACCGCAGAAGATCCCGGTCTATGTGTCCTATTTCACCGCCTGGCCGAACAAGGATGGCGTGATCGAGTATTTCGATGATGTGTACGGTCGGGATGCCTATGTGGAAAAGGCGTTCGATGTGACGACCAAGTCGCGTGAGGCCCAGATCTGACGTTGGCGTTTACAGAGTGTTTCGACGGGCGGTCTTCGGGCCGCCCGTTTTCGTTTGGGGGGTAGATCAAATACCGAGAGGGCATGCCGTGGGGGACACCCCCCTCTGGCCTGCCGGCCATCTCCCCCACAGGTGGGGAGATTGGCTGGGGGCGCCGGTTTCCCCAAACAATTGACGTCACAAGCTGCGCGACGTCAATGATGTGCGAAGGTCAAGCCTCTGGCCGATCTCCACCCTTGTGGGGGAGATGGCCGGCAGGCCAGAGGGGGGTGTCCCACGGCACGCCGGTAGATGATATGGAACAGCGCCGTCCTTACACCGCAACCTTCGTTGCAGAATCCCGCAACAAATCTTCCACCAATTCCACCGTCAACTCATCGAAATGCGTGATGATCACATCTGGGTCGAGGCTCGAAACCGGCACATCCGAATAGCCGAAGGGCACGGCGATGGAGGGCACGGCGGCATTCTTCGCCACCGCAATGTCATTGATACTGTCGCCGATCATCACCGAGCGGGAAACATCCCCACCGGCGCGTTCGATCGTGCCGGTCAGATGCCGTGCGTCCGGCTTGCGGTGTTCGAACGTATCGCCGCCGGTAATGGCATCGAAATAATGCGTCAGGCCGAGCTTCTCGAGCAGACTGGTCGCCAAGCCTTCCAGCTTGTTGGTGCAGACGGCGAGGCGATAGCCCGACGCCTTCAGGCGATCCATGGCGGCGACGAGGCCAGGG
Above is a genomic segment from Rhizobium viscosum containing:
- a CDS encoding fumarate hydratase; amino-acid sequence: MADDLFPLGADNTPYRKISSDYVSVDTFKGQEILSVDPEGIRLLAETAFADINHLLRPGHLKQLAAILDDPEATDNDRFVAYDLLKNANIAAGGVLPMCQDTGTAIIMGKKGRRVWTEGGDTAALSKGVLDAYEKKNLRYSQLAPIKMFEEKNTKNNLPAQIDIYEEGTDSYDFLFVAKGGGSANKTFLFQGTPSLLSHDRMLDFLKEKILTLGTAACPPYHLAIVIGGTSAEMNLKTVKLASTRYLDELPTEGSENGHAFRDIEMEKEIHKLTQSLGVGAQFGGKYFCHDVRVIRLPRHGASLPIGLGVSCSADRQAKGKITRDGIFIEQLETDPSKYMPEIDEAKLSESMVRVDLNQPMADILAELSKHPVKTRLSLSGTIIVARDLAHAKIRERLEKGEGMPDYMKNHPVYYAGPAKTPSGYASGSFGPTTAGRMDSYVDQFQSFGGSMVMLAKGNRSRAVREACKKHQGFYLGSIGGPAARLAQDCIRKVEVLEYPELGMEAVWKIEVEDFPAFIVIDDKGNDFFQELNLG
- the fumC gene encoding class II fumarate hydratase; the encoded protein is MSSTRTETDTFGPIEVASDRYWGAQAQRSLGNFKIGWEKQPLSIVRALGIVKQAAARANMALGQLDSSIGKSIVDAAQEVIDGKLNDHFPLVVWQTGSGTQSNMNANEVISNRAIEMLGGVMGSKKPVHPNDHVNMSQSSNDTYPTAMHIACAEQIAHHLLPSLKHLHAALDMKVTEFSHIIKIGRTHTQDATPLTLGQEFSGYAAQVGSAIKRIEMTLPGLCELAQGGTAVGTGLNAPVGFAEKVAEEIAVITDMPFVTAPNKFEALASHDSMVFAHGAINAAAAALFKIANDIRLLGSGPRAGLGELALPENEPGSSIMPGKVNPTQCEALTQVCIHVFGNHAALTFADSQGHFELNVYNPMMAYNFLQSVQLLGDAAVSFTDNCVVGIEAREDNIKAGLERSLMLVTALAPKIGYDAAAKIAKTAHKNGTTLKEEALASGLVTSEEYDAIVRAETMISPK
- a CDS encoding L,D-transpeptidase family protein, which gives rise to MKFVLKSAVSALAFSCVMGAVPAHAYTLMDMLRGDRARSGQSTIFMDPSAPVRGNPGNRNGLGGDIDPEAAMPKVSSPRYYTYKAETLLLVDTAKFADPVITGAVADVSGTATTDGAPQRHFLTEAKVRANADVAKALQAYYGDGKNPLIWVSGEGVNEHGKAALSVLADAASVGLDPADYAVSEPTIDPANPDPDVRDRALTQFELALSSKVLAYVQDTTRGRVDPNKLSGYHDFQRKVVRLDPVLKLSRMSPDVAAYLSSRNPDGTQFQALKAELAKLRAADGGNEERITISLTSLLRPGDSSPEVANIVKAIQKNGSEELKTAHATTFAAYTGGSDYSPEIVSLVEDFQKEHGLKPDGVIGQATVRTMTGGDTNGSKIDKLVVAMEQARWLPDDLGPRYVMINQPAFMAYYYNDSKQQLAMRTVVGGKNNQTYFFNDEIETVEFNPFWGVPQSIIINEMLPKLRADPNYLDQMGYEVEVGGHAVPSSSVDWYGSTQNISVRQPPSSDNALGELKILFPNSHAIYMHDTPSKSFFKRDMRALSHGCVRLADPRAMAAAVLGTTVDDVAKQIATGQNHAVKVPQKIPVYVSYFTAWPNKDGVIEYFDDVYGRDAYVEKAFDVTTKSREAQI
- a CDS encoding HAD family hydrolase, which codes for MTLTPAPENAGQALIVFDLDGTLLDTHVDLVESLNYTIAALDLEPVTYDDLTHLVGQGARVMIERACKLQGRPISSEELAPLVERFVAHYSANMPGHTEPYPGLVAAMDRLKASGYRLAVCTNKLEGLATSLLEKLGLTHYFDAITGGDTFEHRKPDARHLTGTIERAGGDVSRSVMIGDSINDIAVAKNAAVPSIAVPFGYSDVPVSSLDPDVIITHFDELTVELVEDLLRDSATKVAV